CGGCATGGAGTGCCCGCAGTTCACCTACTTCCAGCAGGTCGGCGGATTCGCCTGCCGTCCCGTGCCCGCCGAGATCACCTACGGCCTCGAGCGGCTCGCCATGTACATCCAGGGCGTGGACTCGGTCTACGACATCGTGTGGGCGCGTGGTGACGACGGCCTCGTCTTCACCTACGCCGACGTCTTCCTTCGCAACGAGCAGCTGTACTCGGCCTACAACTTCGAGGTCGCCGACACGGACATGCTCTACCGCCTCTTCGACACCTACGAGGCCGAGTGCCGCCGCACGCTCGAGGCGGGCCTGTGCCTGCCGGCCTACGACTTCGTGCTCAAGTGCAGCCACGCGTTCAACCTGCTCGACGCGCGCGGCGCGATCGCCGTGGCCGAGCGC
Above is a genomic segment from Actinomycetota bacterium containing:
- a CDS encoding glycine--tRNA ligase subunit alpha; the protein is GMECPQFTYFQQVGGFACRPVPAEITYGLERLAMYIQGVDSVYDIVWARGDDGLVFTYADVFLRNEQLYSAYNFEVADTDMLYRLFDTYEAECRRTLEAGLCLPAYDFVLKCSHAFNLLDARGAIAVAERVNFIGRVRALAKACCEAYVADVAAQAGEGAPMGDAPVGEAAEQPAPLTGGGDAS